The genomic region GCGGGCGGATCATCGACCCGACGCAGTCGCTCGATGCCACGGGAGACGTGCTGGTGGTCGACGGCGAGATCGCCGCGATCGGACCGCGCGCCGGCAACGAGGCCGACGGGCGGGACGGACTCGAGACCCTCGACTGTTCCGGCCTCGTCGTGTCGCCCGGGTTCGTCGACGTGCACTGCCACCTGCGCGAGCCTGGGCGCGAGGAAGTCGAGACGATCGCGACCGGCGCGCGCGCGGCAGCGGCGGGAGGATTCACCGCGGTGTGCGCGATGCCGAACACCGATCCCGTCACGGACAATCAAGCCGCGGTCGGCTTCATCATCCGCCAAGCGCAGCGCGCGAACGCGGCGCGCGTCTACCCGATCGGCGCCATCTCCGTCGGCCAAAAAGGCGAGTCGCTCGCCGAGTTTGGAGAAATGGTATCGGCCGGCGCGGTGGCGGTGAGCGACGACGGCCGGCCGGTGGTGAGCGCGCACCTCATGCGGACCGCGCTCGAGTACGCGCGCACGTTCGGCATTCCCGTCGCCGATCACTGCGAGGAGCCGACGCTCGCCAAAGGCGGCGCGATGAACGAGGGAATCGTCAGCGCGCGCCTGGGGCTCAAGGGCGTGCCGTCGGAAGCCGAGGAGATCATGGCGATCCGCGACATCCTTCTGGCGCGGCGGACGGGGGGGCACGTCCATCTCTGCCACATGAGCACGCGCGGATCGGCCGAGCTCATTCGGTGGGGAAAAGAGCGCGGCATCAACGTGACGGCTGAAGTCTGCCCGCATCACCTGTCGCTCACCGAGGAAGCGGTCGGCGACTACGACACGAACGCGAAGATGAACCCGCCGCTGCGCACGGCGGACGACGTCGCCGCGATTCAGGAAGCGGTGCGCGACGGGACGATCGATCTCATCGCGACCGATCATGCGCCGCACCACTACGACGAAAAGGAGCGCGAGTTCTCGGACGCGCCCAACGGCATCGTCGGTCTCGAGACGGCGCTCGCGGTGAACCTCACCTGGCTCGTCGCGCAACAGCGCATCGACCTGCCGACGCTCGTCGAGAAGATGTCGTGTGCTCCGGCGCGCATCTTCAAGCTGCCCGGCGGCACGCTGCGTCGCGGCGGCGTCGCCGACATCACGGTGTTCGATCCCGACGTCGAGTGGACGGTCGATCCGGCGGCGTT from Gemmatimonadaceae bacterium harbors:
- a CDS encoding dihydroorotase; this translates as MSNALLLRGGRIIDPTQSLDATGDVLVVDGEIAAIGPRAGNEADGRDGLETLDCSGLVVSPGFVDVHCHLREPGREEVETIATGARAAAAGGFTAVCAMPNTDPVTDNQAAVGFIIRQAQRANAARVYPIGAISVGQKGESLAEFGEMVSAGAVAVSDDGRPVVSAHLMRTALEYARTFGIPVADHCEEPTLAKGGAMNEGIVSARLGLKGVPSEAEEIMAIRDILLARRTGGHVHLCHMSTRGSAELIRWGKERGINVTAEVCPHHLSLTEEAVGDYDTNAKMNPPLRTADDVAAIQEAVRDGTIDLIATDHAPHHYDEKEREFSDAPNGIVGLETALAVNLTWLVAQQRIDLPTLVEKMSCAPARIFKLPGGTLRRGGVADITVFDPDVEWTVDPAAFKSKGRNTPYAGKTLRGRVRWTLVGGRVVHGAAPAPARAGKARG